A region of the Alphaproteobacteria bacterium genome:
GGATCTTCGTGATCGCTGCCGTTAACGTCGTCTTCCCATGGTCAACGTGACCAATCGTGCCGATGTTACAATGAGGCTTATTCCTCTCAAACTTTTCCTTTGCCATGATCCTCTCGTCCTACTCTTAAACGTTGCACTCTATCTTAAAAAACTTCTCTAATATCCCTTACAGAGGGATCACACTAACACCGATCTCCATGGAATAAAAGCAAGAGATGGAGCGGGTGATGGGAATCGAACCCACGTGACCAGCTTGGAAGGCTGGGGCTCTACCATTGAGCTACACCCGCAGTGGTCTCTTACAGTTGGTGGAGGGAGTAGGA
Encoded here:
- a CDS encoding elongation factor Tu; translation: MAKEKFERNKPHCNIGTIGHVDHGKTTLTAAITKI